From the genome of Psychroserpens ponticola, one region includes:
- a CDS encoding competence/damage-inducible protein A, protein MQAEIITIGDEILIGQIVDSNSAFIAKQLNKIGVSVYQITSVQDDREHILKSLAEAEANADIVILTGGLGPTKDDITKKTIADYFDDTLSEDLSVRKNIEHLWKEFVKKPVSQVNLDQALVPSKATVLMNKYGSAPGMWLEKNDTVFISLPGVPFEMKGLIKDEVIPKLRGRFKFPYIQHITFLTYGLGESSLAERIEVFENELPDFIKLAYLPSLGRVRLRLSGKGNDRVTVEAEIKKQTEKLLPQIEDIFVGFEEDLSIESIIGKYLTEIGQTVATAESCTGGLLAERFTANAGASKYFKGSIVSYTKETKVNLLKVSEDIIDKYSVVSAEVAEAMAKNALQLLNTDFAISTTGNAGPTKDDTEEGLGIVYIAIATKDKVYSEQFSFGNHRVKVINRATNKAFEILLKEILKK, encoded by the coding sequence ATGCAAGCAGAGATAATTACAATTGGTGATGAGATTCTCATTGGTCAAATTGTGGATTCAAATTCCGCATTTATCGCTAAACAATTGAATAAAATTGGTGTTTCTGTTTATCAAATTACCTCAGTTCAAGACGATAGAGAACACATTTTAAAATCACTAGCCGAAGCCGAAGCTAATGCAGATATTGTAATTCTTACAGGTGGCTTAGGTCCAACAAAAGACGATATAACTAAAAAAACGATTGCAGATTATTTTGATGATACGCTCTCTGAAGACCTCTCGGTTAGAAAAAATATTGAACATCTCTGGAAAGAATTTGTAAAAAAACCTGTGTCACAAGTTAATTTAGATCAAGCTTTAGTGCCTTCAAAAGCTACTGTTTTGATGAATAAATACGGAAGTGCTCCAGGAATGTGGCTTGAAAAAAACGATACTGTTTTTATATCTCTTCCAGGAGTTCCATTTGAAATGAAAGGCCTAATTAAAGATGAGGTTATTCCAAAATTAAGGGGAAGATTTAAATTTCCTTACATACAACATATAACATTTTTGACTTACGGTTTAGGAGAGAGTTCTCTAGCTGAACGAATTGAAGTCTTTGAAAATGAATTGCCAGATTTTATTAAATTAGCCTATTTGCCAAGTTTAGGTCGTGTTCGTTTACGTTTATCTGGAAAAGGAAATGATAGAGTTACTGTTGAAGCTGAAATTAAAAAACAAACGGAAAAACTCTTACCACAAATAGAAGATATTTTTGTAGGATTTGAAGAAGATTTATCAATTGAATCCATTATTGGTAAGTATCTTACTGAAATAGGACAAACTGTTGCAACGGCAGAAAGCTGTACAGGTGGTTTATTAGCTGAACGTTTTACAGCAAACGCTGGAGCTTCAAAATATTTTAAAGGAAGTATCGTAAGTTATACTAAGGAAACTAAGGTGAATCTACTTAAAGTTTCCGAAGATATCATTGATAAATATTCAGTCGTAAGTGCAGAAGTCGCAGAGGCTATGGCAAAAAATGCATTACAATTATTAAATACTGATTTTGCCATATCTACAACAGGTAATGCTGGTCCAACAAAAGATGATACTGAAGAAGGTTTAGGTATTGTATATATCGCCATTGCTACAAAAGATAAAGTGTATTCTGAGCAATTTAGTTTTGGAAATCATCGTGTTAAAGTGATAAATAGAGCTACAAATAAAGCTTTCGAAATATTACTAAAAGAAATTTTGAAAAAGTAG
- a CDS encoding putative LPS assembly protein LptD, with amino-acid sequence MAIQKPSHTLAKIHLKALHTKSFNTLFILSFTVFINMFCFAQELPKPKDPIKPAPITDSTVVKTDSIIGLPIPIKEIDSTLKDSVPKKKKEFLADIVKYKAKDYVSLNQRLQQTTLYNEAEVIYGDMTITSGIIIIDHNKDLVFAKGIEDSTGVYTQPPVFKQGANVVEPDSMVFNTVSKKALIYNSRTEQSGGTIISEISKRENDSVIFVKNAKFTTSENLDDPEYYFLMRRAKFVPGKKVVTGLANMFIYDVPTPIGVPFAYFPMSDKQTSGIIFPSFGEDNGNDRGYFLQNGGYYFAISDYIDLAVLGDYYTNGSYGLRFETNYATRYRYNGNLSVRYENLINSERGFPDFSKSTIYNIRWSHSQDSKASPNSRFSASVNLGSSTYYKQSTNQLNLSNSQNNTLSSSISYSKTFQGEPQANMSVTATHSQNTNTESINMTLPTFQGSVSRIFPFEPKVGTKKGIIQNINFQYNVRAENRIQTTDSLFFKKEMFDEARIGALHTIPLTTNFKVFKYFSMSASATFEENWTYNTIKKFQDEEGEIITEDLTGFDRFYTYNFSTSIGTTIYGLFDFKKEGKDPKIQAIRHVIRPSISYNINPAFDQYYDSFEVVDADGTTTGDISREEYTRFQGSIFGAPNQNFSSSLGISVGNNFEAKVRDKDSTATEPKKVILLNNLNFSTSYNFAADSLKWSPMRVSGGTSILKDKMSINFGATLDPYALDNNNRRVNTYNINNGGSLFRLTTANINMSYSLSSKTFDGSENPQNDAAIQESIRSGGRADDLFGKPQDFADQRLSDDDKDEDGDKELSDLYNYKIPWSLRLAYAVNYSNSTRQDEISSHSLMFSGDVEFSPRWTVGASSGYDFKNQGFTLTQFRFERDLLSWRLNFSWVPFGTYNQWNFFVGIKSNLLKDLKYDKRRQRDQQL; translated from the coding sequence TTGGCAATTCAAAAACCGAGCCATACTTTAGCAAAAATACATTTAAAAGCATTGCATACAAAAAGCTTTAATACACTTTTTATCTTAAGTTTTACCGTGTTTATCAACATGTTTTGCTTTGCCCAAGAATTGCCAAAACCCAAAGACCCTATTAAGCCTGCACCTATTACTGATTCTACAGTAGTAAAAACAGATTCTATTATAGGATTACCAATTCCGATTAAGGAAATTGATAGCACTCTTAAAGATTCAGTACCCAAAAAGAAAAAAGAATTCCTTGCAGATATCGTAAAGTATAAGGCAAAAGATTATGTATCATTAAACCAACGCTTACAGCAAACAACGCTTTATAATGAAGCTGAAGTGATTTATGGAGATATGACCATTACTTCAGGAATTATAATTATTGATCACAACAAAGACTTGGTATTTGCAAAAGGAATTGAAGACTCTACTGGAGTTTACACGCAACCTCCTGTATTTAAACAAGGTGCAAATGTTGTGGAGCCAGATTCTATGGTTTTTAATACAGTAAGTAAAAAAGCGCTAATTTATAATTCTAGAACTGAACAAAGTGGTGGTACCATCATTTCAGAAATTAGTAAAAGAGAAAATGATTCGGTAATTTTTGTGAAGAATGCAAAGTTTACAACATCAGAAAATTTAGATGATCCTGAATATTATTTCTTGATGAGAAGAGCCAAATTTGTTCCTGGAAAAAAAGTAGTTACTGGTTTAGCAAATATGTTTATTTACGATGTACCTACTCCGATAGGTGTGCCATTTGCATATTTCCCAATGAGTGACAAACAAACTTCTGGTATTATTTTCCCTTCATTTGGAGAAGACAATGGAAATGACAGAGGTTACTTTTTACAAAATGGAGGTTATTATTTTGCAATTAGTGACTATATTGATTTAGCTGTTCTAGGTGATTATTATACAAATGGGAGCTATGGATTGAGATTTGAAACTAATTACGCAACACGCTATAGATATAATGGAAATTTAAGTGTTAGATATGAGAATCTCATTAATAGCGAAAGAGGCTTTCCTGATTTCTCAAAATCTACTATTTACAATATTAGATGGTCTCACAGTCAAGACTCTAAAGCTAGTCCGAATTCTAGGTTTTCAGCATCTGTTAACTTAGGTAGTAGTACGTATTATAAGCAGTCTACAAATCAACTTAACCTATCAAATTCGCAAAATAACACGTTATCATCTTCTATTTCATATTCAAAAACCTTTCAAGGCGAACCACAAGCTAACATGAGTGTTACTGCTACGCATTCACAAAACACAAATACTGAATCTATAAATATGACATTACCAACTTTTCAAGGTAGCGTGAGTCGTATTTTCCCTTTTGAACCTAAAGTTGGCACAAAAAAAGGAATTATTCAGAATATTAACTTTCAATACAATGTAAGAGCAGAAAACAGAATTCAAACCACAGACTCTTTGTTTTTCAAAAAGGAAATGTTTGACGAAGCTAGAATTGGAGCCTTACACACCATTCCTTTAACAACAAACTTTAAAGTCTTTAAATATTTTAGCATGAGTGCTAGTGCTACTTTTGAAGAAAATTGGACTTACAATACGATTAAAAAATTTCAAGATGAAGAAGGTGAGATCATTACTGAAGACCTCACTGGTTTTGATCGCTTTTATACCTATAATTTTAGCACAAGTATCGGAACAACTATTTACGGATTGTTCGACTTTAAAAAAGAAGGCAAAGATCCAAAAATACAAGCCATTAGACATGTCATAAGACCATCTATTAGCTATAATATAAATCCAGCTTTTGATCAATATTATGATTCATTTGAAGTTGTCGATGCAGATGGAACTACAACTGGAGATATAAGTAGAGAAGAATATACACGATTTCAGGGCTCTATTTTTGGAGCTCCTAATCAAAATTTTTCTAGTTCTTTAGGCATTTCAGTAGGTAATAATTTTGAAGCTAAAGTAAGAGATAAAGATAGTACAGCTACAGAACCTAAGAAAGTTATCCTACTTAATAACTTAAACTTTTCAACCTCATATAATTTTGCTGCTGATTCTTTAAAATGGAGTCCTATGAGAGTTTCTGGAGGAACATCAATTTTAAAGGATAAAATGAGTATCAATTTTGGAGCAACTCTAGATCCTTATGCTCTTGACAACAACAATAGAAGAGTTAACACCTATAATATTAATAATGGAGGTAGCTTATTTAGACTTACTACTGCTAATATCAATATGAGCTACTCACTTTCTAGTAAAACATTTGATGGCTCTGAAAACCCACAAAATGATGCTGCCATCCAAGAATCTATTAGAAGTGGTGGACGTGCAGATGACTTATTTGGAAAACCTCAAGACTTTGCAGACCAAAGACTTAGTGATGACGACAAAGACGAAGACGGAGACAAAGAACTATCAGATCTCTATAATTATAAAATACCATGGAGTTTGCGTTTAGCTTATGCTGTAAATTATTCGAATAGCACGAGACAGGATGAAATATCATCACATTCCTTAATGTTTTCAGGTGATGTAGAATTCTCACCTCGATGGACTGTTGGAGCATCTTCTGGTTATGATTTCAAAAACCAAGGTTTTACTTTGACCCAATTTAGATTTGAACGTGACCTTTTATCTTGGCGACTAAACTTTAGTTGGGTGCCTTTTGGAACATATAATCAATGGAACTTCTTCGTAGGTATTAAATCGAACCTGCTTAAAGATCTTAAATACGATAAACGTAGACAACGAGATCAACAGCTCTAA
- a CDS encoding amidase family protein gives MRYLLFLCFALVVFSCKKDDKKAEIEIEPSTDISAISAKPFRDFKVLDSKVILNESIWKVLEEQLKDFSEEKYTALKSLILDQDIPTLQKHIVDGKLSYELLTKFYLYRIKMFDRETDLSLNSVISLNPNAIEDAKAKDREFLNKKMKHPVFGMPILLKDNINANQMPTTVGALALLKNSTEDAYITRRLKSSGAIILGKANLSEWAYFFCGDCPSGYSAVGGQTLNPYGRKIIDTGGSSSGSGVAVTADFCAAAVGSETAGSILSPASQNSVVGLKPTIGLLSRSGIVPISSTLDTPGPITKNVIDNAIVLDAMKGFDKNDFKSIKSGSTQFFNGLSDANLNGKRFGVFKELMKDSLYLNAIDVLRKQGAIIVEISEEKIELPDFIRLLNLDMKADLATYFRTSASKSLQYDSIEDIMEFNTKKSDIAMPYGQSLFEGVSKDKSTKEEFDVIKATLKTNGRQFFDIPMKSQNLVGILSINNYHAGEAAVAEYPAITIPMGYTNKGVPEGLTLISKPLSEYSLLQWAYAYEQASRMRVAPRNYN, from the coding sequence ATGAGATATTTACTTTTCCTTTGCTTTGCATTAGTTGTGTTTTCTTGTAAAAAAGATGACAAAAAAGCAGAAATAGAAATAGAGCCTTCTACAGATATTAGCGCTATTTCAGCCAAGCCTTTTAGAGACTTTAAAGTGCTAGATTCTAAAGTTATTTTAAATGAATCGATTTGGAAAGTTTTAGAAGAACAGTTAAAAGATTTTTCAGAAGAAAAGTATACTGCACTAAAATCTTTAATCTTAGATCAAGATATTCCAACTTTACAGAAGCATATTGTGGATGGTAAATTAAGCTATGAGCTGTTAACTAAGTTTTATTTGTATCGTATTAAAATGTTTGATAGAGAGACTGATTTGTCATTAAACTCAGTGATTTCTTTAAATCCTAATGCCATTGAAGATGCGAAGGCAAAGGATCGTGAATTTTTAAATAAAAAAATGAAACATCCTGTATTTGGAATGCCAATTTTATTGAAAGACAATATCAACGCCAATCAAATGCCAACAACAGTAGGAGCTCTTGCTTTGTTGAAAAATAGTACAGAAGATGCTTATATCACGAGAAGACTCAAGTCTTCTGGAGCAATAATTCTAGGAAAAGCAAACCTTAGTGAGTGGGCTTATTTCTTCTGTGGCGATTGTCCAAGTGGTTATAGTGCTGTTGGTGGACAAACATTAAATCCATATGGACGTAAAATTATAGATACTGGCGGATCAAGTTCTGGAAGTGGAGTAGCTGTTACAGCTGATTTTTGTGCAGCAGCAGTAGGAAGTGAAACAGCAGGTTCAATTTTGTCTCCAGCAAGTCAAAACTCTGTGGTTGGTTTAAAACCTACGATTGGATTATTGAGCAGATCTGGAATTGTTCCCATTTCTTCTACGTTAGATACTCCTGGGCCAATTACAAAAAATGTGATAGATAATGCTATCGTGTTAGATGCCATGAAGGGTTTTGATAAAAATGATTTTAAGTCTATAAAATCGGGTTCAACACAATTCTTTAACGGTCTTTCTGATGCTAATTTAAATGGAAAACGTTTCGGAGTTTTCAAAGAATTAATGAAAGATAGCCTGTATCTGAATGCCATTGATGTGTTGAGAAAACAAGGAGCAATCATAGTTGAAATTTCAGAAGAAAAAATAGAATTACCTGACTTTATACGATTACTTAATCTAGATATGAAAGCAGATTTGGCTACGTATTTTAGAACTTCTGCTAGTAAAAGTCTTCAATATGATTCGATTGAAGATATAATGGAATTCAATACGAAAAAATCAGATATAGCAATGCCATATGGCCAATCTTTATTTGAAGGTGTTTCGAAAGATAAAAGTACTAAAGAAGAATTTGATGTTATTAAAGCTACATTGAAAACTAATGGTAGACAGTTTTTTGATATTCCAATGAAAAGCCAAAATCTTGTTGGAATACTATCTATTAATAATTATCATGCTGGTGAAGCAGCAGTTGCAGAATATCCAGCAATTACGATTCCAATGGGTTATACTAATAAAGGTGTTCCAGAAGGATTAACCTTAATATCAAAACCACTATCTGAATATTCCTTACTACAATGGGCTTATGCCTATGAACAAGCATCTAGAATGAGAGTAGCTCCAAGAAATTATAATTAG
- the rpmG gene encoding 50S ribosomal protein L33 translates to MAKRGNRIQVILECTEHKESGQPGTSRYITTKNKKNTPDRMEIKKFNPILKRMTVHKEIK, encoded by the coding sequence ATGGCAAAAAGAGGAAATAGAATACAAGTAATATTAGAATGTACAGAGCATAAAGAATCTGGACAACCAGGTACTTCTCGTTACATTACAACAAAGAATAAAAAGAATACGCCAGATAGAATGGAGATTAAGAAATTTAATCCAATCTTAAAACGTATGACAGTTCATAAAGAGATTAAATAA
- a CDS encoding fumarylacetoacetate hydrolase family protein, which translates to MKLICIGRNYTEHIIELENEKPTDPVVFLKPDTSILLKKQPFFIPDFSDDVHHEVEILVKINKVGKHISKKFAHKYYDYIGLGIDFTARDLQSKLKAKGLPWEKAKAFDGAAVIGEWLPKQDFHDVNNINFSLLKNQTLVQEGNTSLMLYKIDEIIEYVSKYFTLKIGDIIFTGTPSGVGRVIANDKLIGFIEDKQLFSITVK; encoded by the coding sequence ATGAAATTAATTTGCATAGGTCGTAATTATACAGAACATATTATAGAATTGGAAAATGAAAAACCAACAGATCCTGTAGTGTTTTTAAAACCAGATACGTCTATTTTATTAAAGAAGCAACCGTTTTTTATTCCAGATTTTTCTGATGATGTTCACCATGAAGTTGAAATATTAGTCAAGATTAATAAAGTAGGTAAGCATATTTCTAAAAAATTTGCCCATAAGTATTATGATTATATAGGATTGGGAATCGACTTTACAGCTCGTGATTTGCAGTCGAAATTAAAAGCCAAAGGATTGCCATGGGAAAAAGCAAAAGCTTTCGATGGTGCAGCAGTTATAGGTGAATGGTTGCCAAAACAAGATTTTCATGATGTGAATAATATCAATTTTAGCTTGCTTAAAAATCAAACACTTGTACAAGAGGGAAATACAAGTTTGATGCTTTATAAAATTGATGAAATCATCGAATATGTCTCAAAATATTTTACTTTAAAGATTGGAGATATTATATTTACAGGAACTCCTTCTGGAGTTGGCAGAGTTATTGCTAATGACAAACTAATAGGATTTATAGAAGACAAACAATTGTTTTCAATAACAGTAAAATAA
- a CDS encoding DUF4295 domain-containing protein, with product MAKKSVASLQTGSKRLTKAIKMVKSPKTGAYMFVESVMAPEFVNDFLNKK from the coding sequence ATGGCAAAGAAATCAGTAGCATCATTACAAACAGGATCTAAAAGACTTACAAAAGCGATCAAAATGGTAAAATCACCAAAGACAGGCGCTTATATGTTTGTGGAGTCAGTAATGGCACCAGAGTTTGTCAATGATTTTTTAAACAAAAAATAA
- the ftsY gene encoding signal recognition particle-docking protein FtsY: MSFFKKIFSSEKKETLDKGLEKSKTSFFSKLNKAVAGKSKVDDDVLDNLEEILVSSDVGVNTTLKVIKRIEERVAKDKYLGTSELNQILRDEIAGLLSETNSGEDTDYVIPVLPKQTDGSKTPYVLMVVGVNGVGKTTTIGKLAYQFKKQGLNVVLGAADTFRAAAIDQLQVWADRVDVPMIRQEMGSDPASVAFDALQSGVNQNADVIIIDTAGRLHNKVNLMNELTKVKRVMQKVIGDAPHDVLLVLDGSTGQNAFEQAKQFTAATEVTSLAVTKLDGTAKGGVVIGISDQFQIPVKYIGVGEGIEDLQVFNKFEFVDSFFK, from the coding sequence ATGAGTTTTTTTAAAAAAATATTTTCTTCAGAAAAAAAAGAAACCTTAGACAAAGGTTTAGAAAAATCGAAAACATCGTTTTTTTCAAAACTAAATAAAGCAGTTGCTGGTAAATCTAAAGTTGATGATGATGTTTTAGACAACCTAGAAGAAATTCTAGTAAGTAGCGATGTAGGTGTAAATACAACTTTAAAAGTTATTAAACGTATTGAAGAACGTGTCGCAAAAGATAAATATTTAGGAACTTCCGAATTAAATCAAATTTTGCGTGATGAAATTGCAGGCCTTCTATCTGAAACTAATTCTGGAGAGGATACCGATTATGTCATTCCTGTATTGCCAAAACAAACCGATGGTTCTAAAACACCTTATGTGTTAATGGTTGTAGGTGTTAATGGTGTTGGGAAAACAACAACCATAGGTAAATTAGCATATCAGTTTAAAAAGCAAGGACTTAATGTTGTTCTTGGTGCTGCAGATACATTTAGAGCAGCTGCAATCGATCAACTTCAAGTTTGGGCTGATCGTGTTGATGTGCCTATGATTAGACAAGAAATGGGATCTGATCCTGCAAGCGTTGCTTTTGATGCCTTACAATCAGGTGTCAATCAAAATGCAGATGTTATTATAATTGATACTGCTGGTCGTTTACATAATAAAGTCAATTTAATGAATGAGTTGACGAAAGTAAAACGTGTCATGCAAAAAGTGATTGGTGATGCACCTCACGATGTGCTTTTAGTTCTAGATGGTTCCACAGGTCAAAATGCGTTTGAGCAAGCCAAACAATTTACTGCAGCAACTGAAGTGACTTCTCTAGCTGTGACGAAACTTGATGGAACTGCAAAAGGTGGTGTGGTTATTGGTATTAGTGATCAGTTTCAAATTCCTGTAAAATATATTGGAGTAGGTGAAGGGATTGAAGATTTGCAAGTCTTTAATAAATTCGAGTTTGTAGATTCTTTCTTCAAATAA
- the rpmB gene encoding 50S ribosomal protein L28: MSRVCELTGKKAMVGNNVSHAMNKTKRKFNANLIKKRFYIPEEDNWVTLKVSTSALKTINKIGISAAIKEAKSKGFLK, encoded by the coding sequence ATGTCAAGAGTTTGTGAACTTACGGGAAAGAAAGCGATGGTTGGAAACAACGTTTCTCATGCGATGAATAAAACGAAGCGTAAATTTAACGCTAACTTAATCAAAAAACGTTTTTACATTCCAGAAGAAGATAATTGGGTAACGTTAAAAGTATCTACATCAGCATTAAAGACTATCAATAAAATTGGTATTTCTGCAGCAATCAAAGAAGCTAAATCTAAAGGATTTTTAAAATAA
- a CDS encoding serine hydrolase domain-containing protein, with protein sequence MKPIAFTCLLNCFLLFFSCASEDNNTITEQDSDIETIYFPPNDSDVWETKTISEVAWNENQLAPLLDFLQEKNTKSFMLLHNGKIVVEAYMNGHTKSSPWYWASAGKTLTSTVSGIAQDEGLININSKASDYLGTGWTSATLEKENLITNRHLLSMSTGLDDSLGEDITPDALYYVADPETRWAYHNVFLKMQDVVALASNTSWDNYFNTKLKDKIGMSGSWIPFGSLNVYWSNTRSMARFGLMISAKGKWENDVIVSESFLNEAISTSQNINESYGYLWWLNGKSTYHLPQSQIEFPGNLIPNAPNDMYCALGKNDQKIYIIPSKNLVVIRMGEAAENSNFALSSFDDELWGKVNAFIN encoded by the coding sequence ATGAAACCAATAGCGTTCACATGTCTTTTGAATTGTTTTCTTCTATTTTTCAGTTGTGCTTCGGAAGACAACAACACAATAACTGAGCAAGATTCAGACATTGAAACTATATATTTTCCGCCTAATGATTCTGATGTTTGGGAAACAAAAACTATTTCTGAAGTAGCTTGGAATGAAAACCAATTAGCTCCATTATTAGACTTTCTTCAAGAAAAAAACACCAAAAGTTTCATGCTACTTCATAATGGAAAAATTGTAGTAGAAGCATACATGAATGGACATACTAAAAGTTCACCTTGGTATTGGGCAAGTGCTGGAAAAACGCTTACATCAACAGTTTCAGGAATTGCTCAAGATGAGGGCTTAATTAACATAAACAGTAAAGCATCAGATTACCTTGGAACAGGTTGGACTAGCGCTACTTTAGAAAAAGAGAACTTAATCACAAACAGACATTTATTGTCTATGTCTACTGGTTTAGATGATAGTCTAGGTGAAGACATTACTCCAGACGCACTTTACTATGTTGCTGATCCCGAAACACGTTGGGCATATCATAATGTGTTTTTAAAAATGCAAGATGTCGTTGCTCTAGCTAGTAATACCAGTTGGGATAATTATTTCAATACAAAGCTCAAGGATAAAATAGGAATGTCTGGCAGTTGGATTCCTTTTGGAAGCTTAAATGTGTATTGGAGTAACACACGAAGTATGGCACGTTTTGGATTAATGATTTCAGCAAAAGGTAAATGGGAAAATGATGTTATTGTTTCAGAGTCATTTTTAAATGAAGCTATAAGCACATCACAAAACATTAATGAATCCTATGGATATTTATGGTGGTTAAATGGAAAATCGACATATCACTTACCACAAAGTCAGATAGAGTTTCCAGGCAATCTCATACCTAATGCACCAAATGACATGTATTGTGCTTTGGGAAAAAATGATCAAAAAATCTATATTATTCCTAGTAAAAATTTAGTGGTCATCAGAATGGGTGAAGCTGCTGAAAATTCTAATTTTGCATTATCTAGTTTTGACGATGAGCTTTGGGGAAAGGTTAATGCCTTTATAAACTAA
- the rimO gene encoding 30S ribosomal protein S12 methylthiotransferase RimO — MRTKSLKKNRINVVTLGCSKNVYDSEVLMGQLKASGKDVVHEEEGNVVVINTCGFINNAKEESVNTILEFMQKKEAGEVDKVFVTGCLSERYKPDLQKEIPNVDEYFGTTELPQLLKALGADYKHELIGERLTTTPKNYAYLKIAEGCDRPCSFCAIPLMRGKHKSTPIEEIVIEAEKLAANGVKELILIAQDLTYYGLDLYKKRNLAELLEHLVKVDGIEWIRLHYAFPTGFPMDVLDVMNREPKVCNYLDIPLQHISDSILKSMRRGTTKEKTTKLLKEFRATVPEMTIRTTLIVGYPGETQEDFETLRDWVKEMRFERLGCFTYSHEENTHAYNLEDDVPEDVKIERANQIMEIQSQISWELNQAKIGQEFKVVIDRKEGNYFIGRTEYDSPDVDNEVLIDASITYLKTGEFATVKVIEAEDFDLYAEVVNK, encoded by the coding sequence ATGAGAACGAAATCACTTAAGAAAAACAGAATCAACGTCGTAACACTTGGTTGTAGTAAAAACGTATACGATAGTGAAGTATTAATGGGACAATTAAAAGCAAGCGGAAAGGATGTTGTTCATGAAGAAGAAGGTAATGTTGTTGTGATTAACACTTGTGGTTTTATCAATAATGCTAAGGAAGAGAGCGTGAATACAATTTTAGAGTTCATGCAAAAAAAAGAAGCTGGTGAAGTTGATAAAGTCTTTGTGACAGGATGTTTGAGTGAACGCTATAAACCTGACTTACAGAAAGAAATTCCGAATGTAGATGAGTATTTTGGCACGACTGAGTTGCCACAATTATTAAAAGCTTTAGGTGCAGATTATAAGCATGAGCTCATAGGTGAGCGACTAACTACTACGCCTAAAAATTATGCCTATTTAAAAATCGCTGAAGGTTGTGATCGTCCGTGTAGTTTTTGTGCGATTCCTTTAATGCGTGGAAAACATAAAAGTACACCAATTGAAGAGATTGTAATTGAAGCTGAAAAATTAGCAGCTAATGGTGTTAAAGAGCTTATTTTAATTGCACAAGATTTAACCTATTATGGTTTAGATCTTTATAAGAAAAGAAACCTTGCCGAATTACTTGAACATTTAGTGAAAGTAGATGGTATTGAATGGATTCGTTTGCATTATGCATTCCCAACAGGTTTCCCGATGGATGTGTTAGATGTTATGAATCGAGAACCTAAGGTTTGTAATTATTTAGATATTCCGTTGCAACATATATCAGATTCGATTTTGAAAAGTATGCGTCGTGGTACTACAAAAGAGAAAACGACGAAATTGCTTAAAGAATTTAGAGCGACAGTTCCAGAAATGACAATTAGAACAACATTAATTGTTGGTTATCCTGGAGAAACTCAAGAAGATTTTGAAACCCTTAGAGATTGGGTTAAAGAGATGCGTTTTGAGCGTTTAGGATGTTTTACGTATTCTCATGAAGAAAATACGCATGCATACAACCTAGAAGATGATGTTCCAGAAGATGTGAAAATAGAAAGAGCTAATCAAATTATGGAAATTCAATCTCAAATTTCTTGGGAATTGAATCAAGCTAAAATCGGACAAGAATTTAAGGTTGTAATCGATAGAAAAGAAGGCAATTATTTTATTGGTCGTACAGAATATGATTCTCCAGATGTAGATAATGAAGTGCTTATTGATGCTTCAATCACCTATTTGAAAACTGGTGAGTTCGCAACCGTTAAAGTGATTGAAGCAGAGGACTTCGATTTGTATGCTGAAGTAGTAAATAAATAA
- a CDS encoding Hpt domain-containing protein: MEQSYKLYRVRELADNDEDFVAALAAAFLEEVPVDAERLKIAVAENDYYNTYQAAHKMKPTVDLFELGVLQDLIVVQDWGKFEKADEDCTRELELVLTAVEKATAELKADFNL, encoded by the coding sequence ATGGAACAAAGTTATAAATTATACAGAGTACGTGAATTGGCTGATAATGACGAAGATTTCGTTGCTGCTTTAGCTGCAGCATTTCTAGAAGAAGTACCAGTAGATGCCGAACGTCTCAAAATAGCAGTAGCTGAAAATGATTACTACAATACATATCAAGCTGCTCATAAAATGAAACCAACAGTAGATTTATTCGAGCTCGGAGTGCTTCAAGATCTTATTGTCGTACAAGATTGGGGGAAATTTGAAAAAGCAGACGAAGATTGTACTAGAGAATTAGAATTAGTGCTAACCGCTGTAGAAAAAGCAACCGCAGAACTCAAAGCAGACTTTAATTTATAA